In Streptomyces chartreusis, the following proteins share a genomic window:
- a CDS encoding quinone-dependent dihydroorotate dehydrogenase — translation MYKLFFRLVFKRMDPEQAHHLAFRWIRLAARIPVLRIFVAAALAPRHKELRTEAFGLRMHGPFGLAAGFDKNAVAIDGMSMLGFDHIEIGTVTGEAQPGNPRKRLFRLVQDRALINRMGFNNEGSLAVAARLASRTPVFRTVVGVNIGKTKVVPEAEAAADYVKSTERLAPYADYLVVNVSSPNTPGLRNLQATESLRPLLSAVREAADRTVPGRRVPLLVKIAPDLADEDVDAVADLAVELGLDGIIATNTTIAREGLGLKSDPTLVKETGGLSGAPLKARSLEVLRRLYARVGDRITLVGVGGVENAEDAWQRILAGATLVQGYSAFIYEGPFWGRAIHKGLAARLRNSPHATLADAVGADVRKPA, via the coding sequence ATGTACAAGCTTTTCTTCCGTCTGGTTTTCAAACGGATGGACCCGGAGCAGGCCCATCACCTGGCGTTCCGCTGGATCCGGCTCGCCGCCCGCATCCCCGTGCTGCGCATCTTCGTCGCGGCCGCCCTCGCGCCCCGCCACAAGGAGCTGCGCACCGAGGCCTTCGGGCTGCGCATGCACGGCCCCTTCGGGCTCGCCGCCGGCTTCGACAAGAACGCCGTCGCGATCGACGGGATGTCGATGCTGGGCTTCGACCACATCGAGATCGGCACCGTGACCGGCGAGGCACAGCCGGGCAACCCCAGGAAGCGGCTGTTCCGGCTCGTGCAGGACCGCGCGCTCATCAACCGCATGGGCTTCAACAACGAGGGCTCGCTGGCCGTGGCGGCCCGCCTGGCCTCCCGTACGCCCGTCTTCAGGACCGTCGTCGGCGTCAACATCGGCAAGACCAAGGTCGTCCCGGAGGCCGAGGCCGCCGCCGACTACGTGAAGTCGACCGAGCGGCTCGCGCCGTACGCCGACTACCTGGTCGTGAACGTCTCCTCGCCCAACACGCCCGGCCTGCGCAACCTCCAGGCCACGGAGTCCCTGCGGCCGCTCCTGAGCGCCGTCCGCGAGGCCGCCGACCGCACGGTGCCCGGCCGCCGGGTGCCGCTGCTCGTGAAGATCGCGCCGGACCTCGCCGACGAGGACGTCGACGCCGTCGCCGACCTGGCCGTCGAGCTGGGCCTGGACGGGATCATCGCCACGAACACCACCATCGCGCGCGAGGGACTCGGCCTGAAGTCGGACCCCACCCTCGTCAAGGAGACCGGCGGCCTGTCCGGAGCGCCCCTCAAGGCGCGCTCCCTGGAGGTCCTGAGGCGCCTGTACGCGCGCGTGGGCGACCGGATCACCCTGGTGGGCGTCGGCGGCGTCGAGAACGCCGAGGACGCCTGGCAGCGCATCCTCGCCGGTGCCACGCTCGTGCAGGGGTACAGCGCGTTCATCTACGAGGGGCCCTTCTGGGGCCGTGCCATCCACAAGGGGCTCGCCGCGCGCCTGCGCAACAGCCCGCACGCCACCCTCGCCGACGCGGTCGGCGCCGACGTAAGGAAGCCGGCATGA
- the metK gene encoding methionine adenosyltransferase: MSRRLFTSESVTEGHPDKIADQISDTILDALLREDPSSRVAVETLITTGLVHVAGEVTTKTYADIATLVRNKILEIGYDSSKKGFDGASCGVSVSIGSQSPDIAQGVDTAYESRVEGDEDELDRQGAGDQGLMFGYATDETPTLMPLPIFLAHRLSKRLSEVRKNGTIPYLRPDGKTQVTIEYDGDKAVRLDTVVVSSQHASDIDLDSLLAPDIREFVVEPELKALLDEGIKLDTENYRLLVNPTGRFEIGGPMGDAGLTGRKIIIDTYGGMARHGGGAFSGKDPSKVDRSAAYAMRWVAKNVVAAGLAARCEVQVAYAIGKAEPVGLFVETFGTHKIEPEKIEKAIDEVFDLRPAAIIRDLDLLRPIYAQTAAYGHFGREVPEFTWERTDRVEELKKAAGL; this comes from the coding sequence GTGTCCCGTCGCCTGTTCACCTCGGAGTCCGTGACCGAGGGTCACCCCGACAAGATCGCTGACCAGATCAGCGACACCATTCTCGACGCGCTTCTGCGCGAGGACCCGTCCTCCCGGGTCGCTGTCGAGACCCTGATCACCACCGGGCTCGTGCATGTGGCCGGAGAGGTCACGACCAAGACGTACGCGGACATCGCGACGCTGGTCCGCAACAAGATCCTCGAGATCGGCTACGACTCCTCGAAGAAGGGCTTCGACGGCGCCTCCTGTGGAGTCTCCGTCTCGATCGGCTCGCAGTCGCCCGACATCGCGCAGGGCGTGGACACGGCGTACGAGTCCCGGGTCGAGGGCGACGAGGACGAGCTGGACCGTCAGGGTGCCGGTGACCAGGGCCTGATGTTCGGCTACGCGACGGACGAGACGCCGACGCTGATGCCGCTGCCGATCTTCCTGGCGCACCGCCTGTCCAAGCGCCTCTCCGAGGTCCGCAAGAACGGCACCATCCCCTACCTGCGCCCCGACGGCAAGACCCAGGTCACCATCGAGTACGACGGTGACAAGGCGGTCCGTCTGGACACCGTGGTCGTCTCCTCGCAGCACGCGAGTGACATCGACCTCGACTCGCTTCTCGCGCCCGACATCCGCGAGTTCGTGGTCGAGCCCGAGCTGAAGGCTCTCCTCGACGAGGGCATCAAGCTGGACACCGAGAACTACCGCCTCTTGGTCAACCCCACCGGTCGCTTCGAGATCGGCGGTCCGATGGGTGACGCGGGTCTGACCGGCCGGAAGATCATCATCGACACGTACGGCGGCATGGCCCGCCATGGTGGTGGCGCCTTCTCCGGCAAGGACCCGTCCAAGGTGGACCGTTCCGCGGCGTACGCGATGCGCTGGGTCGCCAAGAACGTCGTCGCCGCGGGTCTGGCGGCCCGCTGCGAGGTGCAGGTGGCGTACGCGATCGGCAAGGCCGAGCCGGTGGGCCTGTTCGTCGAGACCTTCGGCACCCACAAGATCGAGCCCGAGAAGATCGAGAAGGCCATCGACGAGGTCTTCGACCTGCGCCCGGCCGCGATCATCCGCGACCTCGACCTGCTCCGCCCGATCTACGCCCAGACGGCGGCCTACGGCCACTTCGGCCGCGAGGTGCCGGAGTTCACCTGGGAGCGGACGGACCGCGTCGAGGAGCTGAAGAAGGCTGCGGGGCTGTAA
- the carB gene encoding carbamoyl-phosphate synthase large subunit produces the protein MPKRTDIQSVLVIGSGPIVIGQAAEFDYSGTQACRVLKSEGLRVILVNSNPATIMTDPEIADATYVEPITPEFVEKIIAKERPDTLLPTLGGQTALNTAISLHEAGTLEKYGVELIGANVEAINKGEDRDLFKDVVEAVRGKIGHGESARSVICHSMDDVLQGVETLGGYPVVVRPSFTMGGAGSGFAHDEEELRRIAGQGLTLSPTTEVLLEESILGWKEYELELMRDKHDNVVVVCSIENFDPMGVHTGDSITVAPAMTLTDREYQVLRDVGIAIIREVGVDTGGCNIQFAVNPEDGRVIVIEMNPRVSRSSALASKATGFPIAKIAAKLAVGYTLDEIPNDITRETPASFEPTLDYVVVKAPRFAFEKFPQADSTLTTTMKSVGEAMAIGRNFTEAFQKALRSLEKKGSQFTFVGEPGDKIALLEEAVRPTDGRINAVMQAIRAGATQEEVFEYTKIDPWFVDQLFLIKEIADEIAEAAKLTPELLAEAKRHGFSDQQIGEIRDLREDVVREVRHALGIRPVYKTVDTCAAEFAARTPYFYSSYDEESEVAPREKPAVIILGSGPNRIGQGIEFDYSCVHASFALSDAGYETVMVNCNPETVSTDYDTSDRLYFEPLTLEDVLEIVHAEQQAGPVAGVVVQLGGQTPLGLSQALKDNGVPIVGTSPEAIHAAEDRGAFGRVLAEAGLPAPKHGTATTFAGAKAIADEIGYPVLVRPSYVLGGRGMEIVYDETRLESYIAESTEISPSRPVLVDRFLDDAIEIDVDALYDGHELYLGGVMEHIEEAGIHSGDSACALPPITLGGFDIKRLRASTEAIAKGVGVRGLINIQFAMAGDILYVLEANPRASRTVPFTSKATAVPLAKAAARISLGATIAELRTEGLLPAAGDGGELPLDAPISVKEAVMPWSRFRDIHGRGVDTILGPEMRSTGEVMGIDSVFGTAYAKSQAGAYGPLPTKGRAFISVANRDKRSMIFPARELVAHGFELMATSGTAEVLKRNGINATVVRKQSEGEGPNGEKTIVQLIHDGEVDLIVNTPYGTGGRLDGYDIRTAAVARSVPCLTTVQALAAAVQGIDALNHGDVGVRSLQEHAEHLTAARD, from the coding sequence GTGCCTAAGCGCACCGATATCCAGTCCGTCCTGGTCATCGGCTCCGGCCCGATCGTCATCGGCCAGGCCGCCGAGTTCGACTACTCCGGCACGCAGGCCTGCCGGGTCCTGAAGTCCGAGGGCCTGCGCGTCATCCTCGTGAACTCCAACCCGGCGACGATCATGACCGACCCGGAGATCGCCGACGCCACCTACGTCGAGCCGATCACCCCGGAGTTCGTCGAGAAGATCATCGCCAAGGAGCGGCCCGACACGCTGCTGCCCACCCTGGGCGGCCAGACGGCCCTCAACACCGCGATCTCGCTGCACGAGGCGGGCACGCTGGAGAAGTACGGCGTCGAGCTGATCGGCGCCAACGTCGAGGCCATCAACAAGGGCGAGGACCGCGACCTCTTCAAGGACGTCGTCGAGGCGGTCCGCGGCAAGATCGGGCACGGCGAGTCCGCCCGCTCGGTCATCTGCCACTCGATGGACGACGTCCTCCAGGGCGTCGAGACCCTCGGCGGCTACCCGGTCGTGGTGCGCCCGTCCTTCACCATGGGCGGCGCCGGCTCCGGCTTCGCGCACGACGAGGAGGAGCTGCGCCGCATCGCCGGCCAGGGCCTCACGCTCTCCCCGACCACCGAGGTGCTTCTGGAGGAGTCCATCCTCGGCTGGAAGGAGTACGAGCTGGAGCTGATGCGCGACAAGCACGACAACGTCGTGGTCGTCTGCTCCATCGAGAACTTCGACCCGATGGGCGTGCACACCGGCGACTCCATCACGGTCGCACCCGCGATGACCCTCACCGACCGCGAGTACCAGGTGCTGCGTGACGTCGGCATCGCGATCATCCGCGAGGTCGGCGTCGACACCGGCGGCTGCAACATCCAGTTCGCGGTGAACCCCGAGGACGGTCGTGTGATCGTCATCGAGATGAACCCGCGCGTGTCGCGCTCCTCGGCCCTCGCGTCCAAGGCGACCGGCTTCCCGATCGCCAAGATCGCGGCCAAGCTCGCCGTCGGGTACACCCTCGACGAGATCCCGAACGACATCACGCGGGAGACCCCGGCCTCCTTCGAGCCCACGCTCGACTACGTGGTCGTCAAGGCCCCGCGGTTCGCCTTCGAGAAGTTCCCGCAGGCCGACTCCACCCTCACCACCACCATGAAGTCGGTCGGCGAGGCCATGGCCATCGGCCGCAACTTCACCGAGGCCTTCCAGAAGGCGCTGCGCTCGCTGGAGAAGAAGGGCAGCCAGTTCACCTTCGTCGGCGAGCCCGGCGACAAGATCGCCCTTCTCGAAGAGGCCGTCCGCCCGACCGACGGCCGTATCAACGCCGTCATGCAGGCCATCCGCGCGGGCGCCACCCAGGAGGAGGTCTTCGAGTACACGAAGATCGACCCCTGGTTCGTCGACCAGCTCTTCCTCATCAAGGAGATCGCCGACGAGATCGCCGAGGCCGCGAAGCTCACCCCCGAGCTGCTCGCCGAGGCCAAGCGGCACGGCTTCTCCGACCAGCAGATCGGCGAGATCCGCGACCTGCGCGAGGACGTCGTGCGCGAGGTGCGGCACGCGCTGGGCATCCGCCCGGTCTACAAGACGGTCGACACCTGCGCCGCCGAGTTCGCCGCGAGGACGCCGTACTTCTACTCCTCCTACGACGAGGAGAGCGAGGTCGCGCCGCGCGAGAAGCCGGCCGTCATCATCCTCGGCTCCGGCCCCAACCGCATCGGCCAGGGCATCGAGTTCGACTACTCCTGCGTCCACGCCTCCTTCGCGCTGAGCGACGCCGGGTACGAGACCGTGATGGTCAACTGCAACCCCGAGACCGTCTCCACGGACTACGACACCTCCGACCGCCTGTACTTCGAGCCGCTGACGCTCGAGGACGTGCTGGAGATCGTCCACGCCGAGCAGCAGGCCGGGCCGGTGGCGGGCGTCGTCGTGCAGCTCGGCGGCCAGACCCCGCTGGGTCTGTCGCAGGCCCTGAAGGACAACGGCGTGCCGATCGTCGGCACCTCCCCGGAGGCCATCCACGCCGCCGAGGACCGGGGCGCCTTCGGCCGCGTCCTCGCCGAGGCGGGCCTGCCGGCCCCCAAGCACGGCACCGCGACCACCTTCGCGGGCGCCAAGGCCATCGCGGACGAGATCGGCTACCCGGTCCTGGTGCGGCCGTCGTACGTCCTCGGCGGGCGCGGCATGGAGATCGTCTACGACGAGACCCGGCTGGAGTCCTACATCGCCGAGTCGACCGAGATCAGCCCCTCGCGGCCGGTCCTCGTCGACCGGTTCCTGGACGACGCCATCGAGATCGACGTCGACGCGCTCTACGACGGCCATGAGCTGTACCTCGGCGGCGTCATGGAGCACATCGAGGAGGCCGGCATCCACTCCGGCGACTCGGCGTGCGCCCTGCCCCCGATCACCCTCGGCGGCTTCGACATCAAGCGCCTGCGGGCCTCCACGGAGGCCATCGCCAAGGGCGTCGGCGTCCGCGGCCTGATCAACATCCAGTTCGCGATGGCCGGCGACATCCTGTACGTCCTGGAGGCCAACCCGCGCGCGTCGCGCACCGTCCCCTTCACCTCGAAGGCGACCGCGGTGCCGCTGGCGAAGGCCGCCGCCCGGATCTCGCTGGGCGCGACCATCGCCGAACTGCGCACGGAGGGGCTCCTTCCGGCGGCCGGCGACGGCGGCGAACTCCCGCTCGACGCGCCGATCTCCGTCAAGGAGGCCGTCATGCCGTGGTCGCGCTTCCGCGACATCCACGGCCGCGGCGTCGACACCATCCTCGGCCCGGAGATGCGCTCCACCGGCGAGGTCATGGGCATCGACTCCGTCTTCGGCACGGCGTACGCCAAGTCGCAGGCGGGCGCCTACGGCCCGCTGCCCACCAAGGGCCGCGCCTTCATCTCGGTCGCCAACCGCGACAAGCGCTCGATGATCTTCCCGGCGCGTGAGCTGGTCGCCCACGGCTTCGAGCTGATGGCCACCTCCGGCACCGCCGAGGTCCTCAAGCGAAACGGCATCAACGCCACCGTCGTGCGCAAGCAGTCCGAGGGCGAGGGCCCGAACGGCGAGAAGACCATCGTCCAGCTCATCCACGACGGCGAGGTCGACCTCATCGTCAACACCCCGTACGGCACCGGCGGCCGCCTCGACGGCTACGACATCCGTACGGCGGCCGTGGCGCGGTCCGTGCCCTGCCTGACGACGGTCCAGGCGCTCGCCGCCGCCGTCCAGGGCATCGACGCCCTCAACCACGGAGATGTGGGCGTGCGTTCCCTCCAGGAACACGCCGAGCATCTGACCGCGGCCCGCGACTAG
- the rpoZ gene encoding DNA-directed RNA polymerase subunit omega yields MSSSISAPEGIINPPIDELLEATDSKYSLVIYAAKRARQINAYYSQLGEGLLEYVGPLVDTHVHEKPLSIALREINAGLLTSEAVEGPAQ; encoded by the coding sequence GTGTCCTCTTCCATCTCCGCGCCCGAGGGCATCATCAACCCGCCGATCGACGAGCTCCTCGAGGCCACCGACTCGAAGTACAGCCTCGTGATCTACGCGGCCAAGCGGGCCCGCCAGATCAACGCGTACTACTCGCAGCTCGGCGAGGGCCTCCTCGAGTACGTCGGTCCGCTCGTCGACACCCACGTCCACGAGAAGCCGCTCTCGATCGCCCTGCGCGAGATCAACGCGGGTCTGCTGACGTCCGAGGCCGTCGAAGGCCCCGCGCAGTAA
- the pyrF gene encoding orotidine-5'-phosphate decarboxylase: MSSLEPFGARLRRAMDERGPLCVGIDPHASLLSEWGLSDDVAGLERFSRTVVEAMADRVAVLKPQSAFFERFGSRGVAVLEKSVEEARAAGALVVMDAKRGDIGSTMAAYAETFLRKDSPLFSDALTVSPYLGYGSLSPAIALARESGAGLFVLALTSNPEGGEVQHAIRTDGRTVGATMLAHLAAENEGEQPMGSFGAVVGATLGDLSSYDLSINGPILAPGIGAQGATAADLPHVFGAAARNVVPNVSRGVLRHGPDVVALRESASRFADEIAHAVSGV; encoded by the coding sequence ATGAGCTCTCTCGAACCCTTCGGCGCACGTCTGCGCCGCGCCATGGACGAGCGCGGCCCCCTGTGCGTCGGGATCGACCCGCACGCCTCCCTGCTGTCCGAGTGGGGTCTGAGCGACGACGTGGCGGGCCTGGAGCGGTTCAGCCGCACGGTCGTCGAGGCGATGGCCGACCGGGTCGCCGTGCTCAAGCCGCAGAGCGCGTTCTTCGAGCGCTTCGGGTCGCGCGGCGTCGCCGTCCTGGAGAAGTCGGTCGAGGAGGCGCGCGCGGCCGGGGCGCTGGTGGTGATGGACGCCAAGCGCGGCGACATCGGCTCGACCATGGCCGCGTACGCCGAGACCTTCCTGCGCAAGGACTCGCCGCTGTTCTCCGACGCGCTGACCGTTTCGCCGTACCTCGGCTACGGATCGCTCTCGCCGGCCATCGCACTGGCCCGGGAGAGCGGCGCCGGGCTGTTCGTGCTCGCGCTGACGTCGAACCCGGAGGGCGGCGAGGTCCAGCACGCGATCCGCACGGACGGCCGCACCGTCGGCGCGACGATGCTGGCGCACCTGGCGGCCGAGAACGAGGGCGAGCAGCCGATGGGGTCCTTCGGCGCGGTCGTCGGGGCCACGCTCGGCGACCTGTCGTCCTACGACCTCTCGATCAATGGTCCGATCCTCGCGCCCGGCATCGGGGCCCAGGGCGCCACGGCGGCGGATCTTCCGCACGTCTTCGGCGCCGCGGCGCGCAATGTCGTCCCGAACGTCAGCCGGGGCGTTCTGCGGCACGGACCGGACGTCGTCGCACTGCGTGAGTCCGCGTCACGCTTCGCCGATGAGATCGCGCACGCCGTTTCGGGCGTCTGA
- the gmk gene encoding guanylate kinase: MSERPRLTVLSGPSGVGKSTVVAHMRKEHPEVWLSVSATTRKPRPGEKHGVHYFFVTDDEMDKLIANGELLEWAEFAGNRYGTPRAAVLERLEAGEPVLLEIDLQGARQVRESMAEAQLVFLAPPSWEELVRRLTGRGTEPPEVIERRLDAAKVELAAEPEFDTTLVNTSVEDVARELLALVDVV; this comes from the coding sequence ATGAGTGAACGTCCGCGGCTGACCGTGCTCTCCGGCCCCTCAGGGGTCGGCAAGAGCACGGTCGTCGCCCATATGCGCAAGGAACACCCCGAGGTCTGGCTCTCGGTGTCGGCGACGACCCGCAAGCCCCGCCCCGGCGAGAAGCACGGTGTCCACTACTTCTTCGTCACCGACGACGAGATGGACAAGCTGATCGCCAACGGGGAGCTGCTGGAGTGGGCGGAGTTCGCCGGCAACCGCTACGGCACGCCGCGTGCGGCCGTGCTGGAGCGGCTGGAGGCGGGTGAGCCCGTCCTGCTGGAGATCGACCTCCAGGGGGCGCGGCAGGTCCGTGAGTCCATGGCCGAGGCTCAGCTGGTGTTCCTGGCTCCTCCCTCCTGGGAGGAGCTCGTGCGCAGACTCACCGGGCGTGGCACCGAGCCGCCCGAGGTGATCGAACGCCGGCTGGACGCGGCGAAGGTCGAGCTGGCGGCCGAGCCGGAGTTCGACACCACCCTGGTCAACACCTCCGTCGAGGACGTGGCGCGCGAGCTGCTAGCCTTGGTGGACGTTGTGTGA
- a CDS encoding integration host factor, whose amino-acid sequence MALPPLTPEQRAAALEKAAAARRERAEVKNRLKHSGASLHEVIKQGQENDVIGKMKVSALLESLPGVGKVRAKQIMERLGISESRRVRGLGSNQIASLEREFGSTGS is encoded by the coding sequence GTGGCTCTTCCGCCCCTTACCCCTGAACAGCGCGCAGCCGCGCTCGAAAAGGCCGCCGCGGCTCGCCGGGAGCGGGCCGAGGTCAAGAATCGACTCAAGCACTCCGGCGCCTCCCTGCACGAGGTCATCAAGCAGGGCCAGGAGAACGACGTCATCGGCAAGATGAAGGTCTCCGCGCTGCTCGAGTCCCTGCCGGGCGTGGGCAAGGTCCGCGCCAAGCAGATCATGGAGCGACTCGGCATCTCCGAGAGCCGCCGCGTACGCGGTCTCGGCTCGAACCAGATCGCCTCCCTGGAGCGTGAGTTCGGCAGCACCGGCTCCTGA
- the coaBC gene encoding bifunctional phosphopantothenoylcysteine decarboxylase/phosphopantothenate--cysteine ligase CoaBC, giving the protein MDKPKVVLGVSGGIAAYKACELLRRLTESGHDVRVVPTASALHFVGAATWSALSGNPVSTEVWDDVHEVPHVRIGQHADLVIVAPATADTLARAAHGLADDLLTNTLLTARCPVVFAPAMHTEMWEHAATQENVATLRRRGAVVIEPAVGRLTGVDTGKGRLPDPAEIFEVCRRVLARGVTEPDLRGRHVVVSAGGTREPLDPVRFLGNRSSGKQGYALARTAAARGARVTLVSANAGLPEPAGVDVVPVGTAVQLREAVLKAASDADAVVMAAAVADFRPATYAAGKIKKKDGEDPEPIVLVRNPDILAEISADRARSGQVIVGFAAETDNVLANGRKKLERKRCDLLVVNEVGERKTFGSEENEAVVLGADGSETPVPYGPKEALAETVWDLVARRLG; this is encoded by the coding sequence GTGGACAAGCCGAAGGTCGTTCTGGGGGTCAGCGGCGGCATCGCCGCGTACAAGGCCTGTGAGCTGCTGCGCAGGCTCACCGAGTCGGGGCACGACGTCCGCGTCGTCCCCACGGCCTCCGCCCTGCACTTCGTCGGCGCCGCCACCTGGTCCGCCCTCTCCGGCAACCCCGTCTCGACGGAGGTCTGGGACGACGTCCACGAGGTGCCGCACGTCCGCATCGGCCAGCACGCCGACCTGGTGATCGTCGCCCCGGCCACGGCCGACACCCTCGCCAGGGCCGCGCACGGCCTCGCCGACGACCTGCTGACCAACACCCTCCTCACCGCCCGCTGCCCGGTGGTCTTCGCGCCCGCCATGCACACCGAGATGTGGGAGCACGCGGCCACCCAGGAGAACGTGGCGACGCTGCGCCGGCGCGGCGCGGTCGTCATCGAGCCCGCCGTCGGCCGCCTCACCGGCGTGGACACCGGCAAGGGCCGGCTGCCCGACCCGGCCGAGATCTTCGAGGTCTGCCGCCGGGTGCTGGCCCGCGGCGTCACCGAGCCCGACCTCAGGGGACGGCACGTCGTCGTCAGCGCCGGCGGCACCCGCGAGCCGCTCGACCCGGTCCGCTTCCTCGGCAACCGCTCCTCCGGCAAGCAGGGCTACGCCCTCGCCCGCACCGCCGCCGCCCGGGGCGCCCGCGTCACGCTGGTGTCGGCGAACGCGGGGCTGCCCGAGCCGGCCGGCGTGGACGTCGTGCCGGTCGGCACGGCCGTGCAGCTGCGGGAGGCGGTTCTCAAGGCGGCCTCGGACGCCGACGCGGTCGTGATGGCGGCCGCGGTCGCCGACTTCCGCCCCGCGACCTACGCCGCCGGAAAGATCAAGAAGAAGGACGGGGAGGATCCGGAACCCATCGTTCTGGTGCGTAATCCGGACATCCTCGCGGAGATCTCCGCCGACCGGGCCCGCTCCGGCCAGGTGATCGTCGGCTTCGCCGCCGAGACGGACAATGTGCTGGCCAACGGCCGTAAGAAGCTGGAACGCAAGAGGTGCGACCTCCTCGTGGTGAACGAGGTGGGGGAGCGCAAGACGTTCGGCTCGGAGGAGAACGAGGCGGTCGTCCTGGGCGCCGACGGCAGCGAGACCCCGGTCCCGTACGGGCCCAAGGAGGCCCTGGCCGAAACGGTGTGGGACCTGGTGGCGCGACGGCTCGGGTGA